AATGCGGATCAACCGGCGTGTCACCATTGGCGGGTAAGCCATAAACCATAGACGTGCCCCAGGGATTACAGCCAAATAGCCAATCCAGGTTGGCTTGTTCCAGCTCTTCGAACTGAGTATCGTTGGTAAGTTGCCGGTACCAAAAACACTGGATGGCAAAAGAAGTAGTAAGATTGTTACTGCACCAGATAAAAGGCACGCCCCGGTTAAAAGCGTTGGTTTTAGCTTTGTTTTGCACCAACGCAATGCCTTTCTTATAAAAATTAACAATGGTGTCGCGGGATGCGCCGGTAAGTTGTTTCGCTAACTCAAAATGCCCCAGGTTAATAAACGGATACCACTGATAATGGCTGGCCGTATCGGTGCCCAGCCACGGGGTTTGTGGCTCCTGGCGGGCATATTTTTGCGCTTCCTCTAATTTTCCTGCCAAAGTGGCTGCCAGTTCCATATCGTCTACCCAGTTTTCTTCGGCGTAGATGTAAGGCGATTTTACCGAAACCGTTTGGGTAACACCCGGCTTTTGCAAGGCATATTGGTAAGCAGTTAAAGATTTTTCCTGAAGTTTACCGGCATAAGCTTTGTCGGCTGCATTAAAAATAGTGGCTCCCAGGGCAAACGCGCTGCTAAACTTGCAGGCAGTAGAAGAGGTGCCCTGCGTATTGTTCAGGAATTTACCGCGTTGTTGCACTTCGCCGTTAATAAAGTAAACCGGCCGTTGGTAACCGCGGCCATAAACGCTATCCATTTTGGGAATGCGCATGGCGTAATGGTCCCGGTCATCGCCAATCTGGTTAAACATTACGTTTTTTTGCGGGTGCATTTTTAACAGCCAGTCCAGTCCCCACTTGGCTTCATCCAAAATATCAGGTTGCCCATTTTCTCCATCAAGGCCATTAGCTTGTTTCTGGTCTTTAAATACCGCCGGAAAATCGCGGTAAGCGGCTAACAAATTGTAGGTAGCATTGGCCGAAGTAGTAGCGTATTGTAGGTAGTCGCTGGCATCGTGCCAGCCGCCTACTACATCTACGTAGGTACTGTCTTTTAAACCAGCTTTAGCACCATATAAGACATATCCATCCTGGGTGTGGCAACTATCTTTCAGGTACGGATTAAAACCCGTGCGCTGCTGGCGCATATACCGCAAACAAAACTCCGCCGCATTATCGTATACCTGTTCGTTAATCGCAAATGCCGGCGATTCTGCTTGCCCGGCCCGTATCTTAAATTTTCCCGGCTTCTTGTACTCCGAAAAATTTAAGCGGTAGGTTTGGGCGAAAGGACCGTAGCTGCCGTATGCTTTACCGGTTTTGCCTGTAAATACAACTTTATCGGTTTGTACATCAATTAATTCAAAATCAGTTAGGGCTTCGTCAGACTTGGCGCACCGAACGGCCACTTTCGGGGAACTGGGGCGATACCCCAACTGATTGATGCGGATCCAGGCCTCCGGATTAATTTGTTTCGTACAACCTGTTGAAAAGAAAAATAATACCAGAACACTAAAAGCGATGATGTTTCTTGCCATAAATAACATGAGAAATGCAGTTGCAATATAAGTTGTTCTGCTAAAAGGCGGCAGTAGTAAAATTTAAAAAACTGCTTTTTTTAAAAATATTCTTTGGCAGAAAGTTAGGTGTTCTTTAAAAGGTAGGCAGGTACAAAGTTGGAGTAAGTAGCTGCTAAGCTAACAAGTGTTCCGGCTTTATTTGTTTTTTATTTCATTTAGATTGCTAATTTCACTCCGATGAATATTTTAATTGTAGAAGATGAGCCCAACGTTGCCGCTTTTTTAAAAAAAGGGTTGCAGGAACAAGCTTACGAAGTGGAGGTGGCCTACGATGGCACCACCGGTAAAATGCTGGCCTCGCGCAATTCGTATAGCCTTATCTTGCTCGACGTAATTATGCCGGGCATTAACGGCCTAGAGTTATGCAAAGCCATTCGCAGTTTCGACAAAAAAACGCCTATTTTAATGTTAACTGCCCTGGGCACTACCGACGATGTGGTAACCGGACTGGATAACGGCGCGGATGATTACATTGCCAAACCGTTTAAATTTAAAGAACTCCTGGCCCGGGTGCGCGCTTTAACCCGGCGTAGCTCCATGAAAGAAGCCGCAATTTCCATGTCCTTAGCCGATCTGGAACTAAACCTGGATACCAAAACCGTCAGCCGCAATGGCAAAGAAATAAACCTGACGGCCCGGGAATTTGCTTTGCTCGAGTATTTTTTAAAAAATAAAGGCAAAGTACTCTCCCGGATGGACTTGCTGGAAAACGTCTGGGATTTTAACATGGATTTGGGACCCAAGGTGGTGGATGTATACGTGAATTACCTCCGCAACAAAATAGATAAAGACTTTCATCCCAAGTTAATCCAGACCGTTATTGGCATGGGTTATTCTTTACGCGAACCGGCTTAACTCCACATGACCATTCGTAACCGCCTGACTTTTACTTTTACGGCCCTTATTGCCATTATTATTTTTATTAGTGGTTTAGCGGTGTACCTGCTAGTGGCCAATTTTACCAAGCGCGACTTTTACAACCGCTTAGCCGACCGGGCTATTCTGGCCGGACAGTTGCAACTGGAG
The sequence above is a segment of the Adhaeribacter swui genome. Coding sequences within it:
- a CDS encoding response regulator transcription factor, which translates into the protein MNILIVEDEPNVAAFLKKGLQEQAYEVEVAYDGTTGKMLASRNSYSLILLDVIMPGINGLELCKAIRSFDKKTPILMLTALGTTDDVVTGLDNGADDYIAKPFKFKELLARVRALTRRSSMKEAAISMSLADLELNLDTKTVSRNGKEINLTAREFALLEYFLKNKGKVLSRMDLLENVWDFNMDLGPKVVDVYVNYLRNKIDKDFHPKLIQTVIGMGYSLREPA
- a CDS encoding glycoside hydrolase family 9 protein, producing MARNIIAFSVLVLFFFSTGCTKQINPEAWIRINQLGYRPSSPKVAVRCAKSDEALTDFELIDVQTDKVVFTGKTGKAYGSYGPFAQTYRLNFSEYKKPGKFKIRAGQAESPAFAINEQVYDNAAEFCLRYMRQQRTGFNPYLKDSCHTQDGYVLYGAKAGLKDSTYVDVVGGWHDASDYLQYATTSANATYNLLAAYRDFPAVFKDQKQANGLDGENGQPDILDEAKWGLDWLLKMHPQKNVMFNQIGDDRDHYAMRIPKMDSVYGRGYQRPVYFINGEVQQRGKFLNNTQGTSSTACKFSSAFALGATIFNAADKAYAGKLQEKSLTAYQYALQKPGVTQTVSVKSPYIYAEENWVDDMELAATLAGKLEEAQKYARQEPQTPWLGTDTASHYQWYPFINLGHFELAKQLTGASRDTIVNFYKKGIALVQNKAKTNAFNRGVPFIWCSNNLTTSFAIQCFWYRQLTNDTQFEELEQANLDWLFGCNPWGTSMVYGLPANGDTPVDPHSAFTHLKQYPIDGGLVDGPVYTKIYQNLIGIKLNDPDEYEPFQSDVAVYHDDYGDYSTNEPTMDGTASLIYLLAAKQGEQLK